A section of the Pseudomonas fluorescens genome encodes:
- a CDS encoding amidohydrolase: protein MSNAYPDAVFFNGQITTLDRSKPIASAVAVQAGRFLAVGDDQEILALAGDRTRHINLQRKPVLPGLFDNHTHMVRGGLNYNLELRWDGVRSLADALEMLKRQVAITPAPQWVRVVGGFTEQQFVEKRLPTLAEINAIAPDTPVFLLHLYDRALLNGAALRATGYTKDTPAPIGGEIVRDSNGNPTGLLLAKPNATILYSTLAKGPKLPLEYQINSTRHFMRELNRLGVTGVIDAGGGSQNYPEDYEVIQKLADNDQITVRLAYNLFTQKPKEEKEDFLNWTKSVTYKQGDDYFRHNGAGEMLVYSAADFEDFRVERPDMPPQMEGELEEVVRILAQNKWPWRLHATYDETISRALDVFEKVNQDIPLQGINWFFDHAETISEDSIDRIAALGGGIAVQHRMAYQGEYFVERYGSRAAEATPPIKRILEKGVKVSAGTDATRVASYNPWVSLSWMITGKTVGGLGLYPRANLLDRETALRMWTENVAWFSNEEGKRGRISVGQFADFIVPSKDFFGVPEDEISFLTSHLTVVGGRVVYAEGEFAEHDDNRLPPAMPDWSPTRTFKGYGAWGEPDGAGRNSLAPLHAQAVASCSCASACGLHGHDHARAWGSKTPVSDLKGFFGALGCSCWAV from the coding sequence GTGTCCAACGCCTATCCTGACGCTGTCTTTTTCAACGGCCAGATCACCACACTGGACCGCAGCAAGCCAATTGCCAGTGCCGTGGCCGTCCAGGCAGGCCGATTTTTGGCCGTCGGCGACGACCAGGAAATCCTGGCGCTGGCCGGTGATCGTACCCGGCACATCAACCTCCAACGCAAGCCTGTGCTCCCCGGCCTGTTCGACAACCATACTCACATGGTGCGCGGCGGTCTGAACTACAACCTGGAACTGCGCTGGGACGGTGTGCGCTCGCTGGCCGATGCGCTGGAGATGCTCAAACGCCAGGTTGCCATCACTCCGGCCCCACAATGGGTCCGCGTAGTGGGGGGATTCACCGAGCAGCAGTTCGTCGAAAAACGCCTGCCGACGCTCGCCGAGATCAACGCCATCGCTCCGGATACCCCGGTTTTCCTCCTGCATCTGTACGACCGCGCCCTGCTCAATGGCGCCGCACTACGCGCCACGGGCTATACCAAAGACACCCCAGCGCCCATAGGTGGCGAAATCGTCCGCGATAGCAACGGCAATCCCACCGGCCTGCTGCTGGCAAAACCGAACGCAACCATCCTTTACTCCACGCTGGCCAAGGGGCCAAAGCTGCCGCTGGAATACCAGATCAACTCAACCCGTCACTTCATGCGCGAACTCAACCGCCTGGGCGTGACCGGCGTAATCGACGCCGGCGGCGGTTCCCAGAATTACCCCGAGGACTACGAAGTCATCCAGAAGCTGGCCGATAACGACCAGATTACCGTGCGCCTGGCCTACAACCTGTTCACCCAGAAACCCAAAGAGGAGAAAGAAGACTTTCTCAACTGGACTAAGTCTGTCACCTACAAACAGGGTGACGACTATTTCCGGCATAACGGCGCAGGCGAAATGTTGGTGTACTCGGCTGCCGACTTCGAGGATTTTCGCGTCGAGCGCCCGGACATGCCTCCACAAATGGAAGGCGAGTTGGAAGAAGTCGTACGCATTCTGGCGCAGAACAAGTGGCCCTGGCGCCTGCACGCTACTTATGACGAGACCATCTCTCGGGCGCTCGACGTGTTCGAGAAGGTGAACCAGGACATCCCCTTGCAAGGTATCAACTGGTTTTTCGACCATGCCGAGACCATCTCCGAGGATTCCATCGACCGCATTGCGGCCCTGGGCGGCGGCATCGCTGTACAGCACCGCATGGCCTATCAGGGTGAATACTTCGTTGAGCGCTACGGTTCTCGGGCCGCCGAGGCGACCCCACCGATCAAGCGCATCCTGGAAAAGGGCGTCAAGGTCTCGGCCGGTACCGACGCCACCCGCGTGGCCTCGTACAACCCGTGGGTGTCGCTGTCATGGATGATCACCGGTAAGACGGTCGGTGGCCTTGGTCTTTATCCTCGGGCCAACCTGCTCGACCGCGAGACCGCGCTACGCATGTGGACCGAGAACGTCGCCTGGTTCTCCAATGAAGAAGGAAAACGCGGTCGCATTTCGGTGGGCCAGTTCGCCGATTTTATCGTGCCTAGCAAGGACTTCTTCGGTGTACCCGAGGATGAAATCTCGTTTCTGACCTCACACTTGACCGTTGTCGGCGGCCGTGTGGTCTATGCCGAGGGTGAGTTTGCCGAGCATGACGACAACCGGCTGCCGCCGGCAATGCCTGACTGGTCGCCAACCCGTACGTTCAAGGGCTATGGCGCCTGGGGCGAGCCGGACGGCGCCGGCAGGAACTCGCTGGCGCCGTTGCACGCACAGGCGGTTGCCTCCTGCAGTTGCGCCAGCGCCTGCGGCCTGCACGGGCACGACCATGCACGTGCGTGGGGCTCGAAGACGCCAGTGTCCGATCTCAAGGGGTTTTTCGGCGCCCTGGGTTGCTCCTGCTGGGCAGTATGA
- a CDS encoding GNAT family N-acetyltransferase produces the protein MEAAEILILQASYSNPVQAEAIGLLLNHYAQDPVGGGSALSADLLEQLPAELAKRPHAFSVLAFVGGEPAGLVNCFEGFSTFACRPLVNVHDVVVMEQFRGLGLSQKMLQKVEEIARQRGCCKITLEVLEGNPVAQASYRKFGFDDSIFDPAHGRMLFWSKAL, from the coding sequence ATGGAAGCCGCAGAAATACTGATATTGCAAGCCAGCTACAGCAACCCTGTACAGGCCGAGGCCATTGGCCTGTTGCTCAATCACTATGCACAAGACCCCGTGGGCGGGGGCAGCGCCTTGTCCGCCGACCTGCTGGAACAACTGCCGGCCGAACTGGCCAAGCGTCCCCATGCATTTAGCGTGCTGGCCTTTGTCGGCGGGGAGCCGGCGGGCCTGGTGAACTGCTTTGAAGGTTTCTCCACCTTTGCCTGCCGACCGCTGGTCAACGTGCATGATGTGGTGGTCATGGAACAGTTCCGTGGCCTGGGCCTGAGCCAGAAAATGCTGCAAAAGGTCGAGGAAATTGCCCGCCAGCGCGGTTGCTGCAAGATCACCCTGGAAGTGCTGGAAGGAAACCCGGTGGCGCAGGCGTCGTACCGCAAGTTTGGTTTCGATGACTCAATCTTCGACCCGGCCCATGGCCGCATGCTGTTCTGGAGCAAGGCGCTCTAG
- the zapE gene encoding cell division protein ZapE: MTADSPLAAYQQALANGFVADEAQRQAVDALQACHQALHQAGSAPVIGVYLWGPVGRGKTWLMDQFYQSVRVPARRQHFHHFMGWVHQRLFQLTGTPDPLQALAREMAGDVRVLCFDELFVNDIGDAIILGRLFQVMFDEGVVMVCTSNQPPEQLYADGFNRERFMPAIEAIKAHMQVVAVAGSEDHRLHPGTVEQRYWVDEPQALAQVFERLSAGQACSTVPVVVGSRSIATVQSCETVLWCRYADLCEQPLAAMDFMQLCDRYSAILLGEVPGLSAQQRPGRIARGTEDGAQRVDAGDRELPQLSVHDDSVRRFIALVDECYDRKVPLYIEAKVPLVLLYTEGYLEFAFRRTLSRLQEMQLQRFGK, encoded by the coding sequence ATGACGGCTGACTCCCCACTGGCCGCCTACCAGCAGGCCCTGGCCAATGGTTTTGTGGCAGACGAGGCACAACGCCAGGCGGTCGATGCATTGCAGGCATGCCATCAGGCGTTGCACCAAGCCGGCTCGGCGCCGGTCATCGGGGTTTATCTCTGGGGGCCGGTGGGGCGAGGCAAGACCTGGCTGATGGATCAGTTCTACCAGAGCGTGCGGGTGCCTGCGCGGCGCCAGCACTTTCATCACTTCATGGGCTGGGTACACCAGCGCTTGTTCCAGTTGACCGGCACCCCCGACCCTTTGCAGGCCCTGGCCCGTGAAATGGCCGGGGACGTGCGGGTGTTGTGTTTCGACGAACTGTTCGTCAATGACATCGGTGACGCGATCATCCTCGGACGCCTGTTCCAGGTGATGTTCGACGAAGGGGTGGTGATGGTCTGCACGTCCAACCAGCCGCCGGAGCAGTTGTATGCCGACGGTTTCAACCGCGAACGTTTCATGCCGGCCATCGAGGCGATCAAGGCCCATATGCAGGTGGTGGCGGTAGCAGGGAGCGAAGATCACCGCTTGCATCCGGGGACCGTTGAGCAGCGCTACTGGGTAGATGAGCCACAGGCACTGGCGCAGGTATTTGAGCGTTTAAGCGCGGGGCAAGCCTGTAGCACGGTGCCGGTTGTCGTGGGGTCGCGCAGTATTGCCACGGTGCAATCCTGCGAAACGGTGCTGTGGTGCCGCTATGCCGATTTGTGTGAGCAGCCGCTGGCGGCCATGGATTTCATGCAGTTATGTGATCGCTATAGCGCCATATTGCTCGGCGAAGTCCCTGGCTTGAGTGCTCAGCAGCGTCCCGGTCGTATTGCCCGCGGCACCGAAGACGGTGCCCAGCGCGTGGATGCGGGGGATCGTGAGTTGCCGCAATTGTCGGTGCACGACGACAGCGTGCGACGTTTTATTGCGCTGGTCGATGAGTGTTACGACCGCAAAGTACCGTTGTACATCGAAGCCAAGGTGCCCTTGGTCTTGCTTTATACCGAGGGTTACCTGGAGTTTGCATTCCGACGGACCCTCAGTCGCCTGCAAGAAATGCAGCTACAGCGCTTTGGTAAATAA
- the pepN gene encoding aminopeptidase N — MRTEQPKMIYLKDYQAPEYLIDETHLTFELFEDHSLVHAQLVMRRNPECGAGLPPLVLDGQQLELLSVALGDQELSASDYQLSDSHLTVQPTRDSFTVDTTVRIHPETNTALEGLYKSSGMFCTQCEAEGFRKITYYLDRPDVMSVFTTTVIAEQHSYPVLLSNGNPIASGPGEDGRHWATWEDPFKKPAYLFALVAGDLWCVEDTFTTMSQRTVALRIYVEPENIDKCQHAMNSLKKSMRWDEEVYGREYDLDIFMIVAVNDFNMGAMENKGLNIFNSSAVLARAETATDAAHQRVEAIVAHEYFHNWSGNRVTCRDWFQLSLKEGFTVFRDSHFSADMNSATVKRIQDVAYLRTHQFAEDAGPMAHAVRPDSFIEISNFYTLTVYEKGSEVVGMIHTLLGADGFRKGSDLYFERHDGQAVTCDDFIKAMEDANGADLTQFKRWYSQAGTPRLAVSESYDAAAKTYSLTLRQSCPQTPDNVEKLPFVIPVALGLLDGNGADLPLRLAGEAAASGTSRVLSVTEAEQTFTFVDIAEQPLPSLLRGFSAPVKLSFPYSRDQLMFLMQHDSDGFNRWEAGQQLAVQVLQDLIGQHQQGQALVLDQRLVNALRSVLSDESLDQAMVAEMLSLPGEAYLTEISEVADVDAIHAAREFARKQLADNLFEGLWLRYQANRDLSRNTPYVASAEHFARRALQNIALSYLMLSGKPEVLAATLEQFDACDNMTERLTALAVLVNSPFDAEKAKALQVFAENFKDNPLVMDQWFSVQAASVLPGGLARVKALMRHPAFTIKNPNKVRALVGAFAGQNLINFHAADGSGYRFLADLVIELNAFNPQIASRQLAPLTRWRKYDSARQALMKAELERIRGSGELSSDVFEVVSKSLA, encoded by the coding sequence ATGCGCACCGAACAACCGAAGATGATTTACCTGAAGGATTATCAGGCGCCCGAGTACCTGATCGACGAGACCCACCTGACCTTCGAGTTGTTCGAGGACCATAGCCTGGTCCACGCGCAGCTGGTGATGCGCCGCAACCCCGAGTGCGGTGCCGGCCTTCCGCCGCTGGTGCTGGACGGCCAGCAACTGGAATTGCTGAGCGTGGCCCTGGGCGACCAGGAGCTGAGCGCCAGCGATTACCAGTTGAGCGACAGCCACCTGACGGTGCAGCCGACCCGTGACAGCTTCACCGTCGACACCACGGTGCGCATCCACCCGGAAACCAACACCGCCCTGGAAGGCCTGTACAAGTCCAGCGGCATGTTCTGCACCCAGTGCGAGGCCGAAGGGTTTCGCAAGATCACCTACTACCTGGATCGCCCGGACGTGATGAGCGTGTTCACCACCACGGTGATCGCCGAGCAGCACAGCTATCCAGTGCTGTTGTCCAACGGCAACCCGATTGCCAGCGGCCCCGGCGAAGACGGCCGGCACTGGGCGACCTGGGAAGACCCGTTCAAGAAGCCAGCCTACCTGTTCGCCCTGGTGGCCGGTGACCTGTGGTGTGTCGAAGACACCTTTACCACCATGAGCCAGCGCACCGTCGCGCTGCGGATCTATGTCGAGCCGGAAAACATCGACAAGTGCCAGCACGCCATGAACAGCCTGAAGAAGTCCATGCGCTGGGATGAAGAGGTCTACGGTCGCGAATACGACCTGGATATCTTCATGATCGTTGCCGTCAACGACTTCAATATGGGGGCCATGGAAAACAAGGGCCTGAATATCTTCAACTCCAGTGCCGTGCTGGCCCGCGCCGAGACCGCGACCGACGCCGCGCACCAGCGGGTCGAAGCCATCGTTGCCCATGAATACTTCCACAACTGGTCGGGCAACCGCGTGACCTGCCGCGACTGGTTCCAGCTGTCGCTCAAGGAAGGCTTCACGGTATTTCGCGATTCGCACTTCTCCGCCGACATGAACTCGGCCACCGTCAAGCGTATCCAGGACGTGGCTTACCTGCGCACCCACCAGTTCGCCGAAGATGCGGGCCCCATGGCCCATGCCGTGCGCCCGGACAGCTTTATCGAGATTTCCAACTTCTACACCCTGACCGTGTACGAAAAAGGCTCGGAAGTGGTCGGCATGATCCATACCTTGCTTGGCGCTGATGGCTTCCGTAAAGGCAGTGACCTGTACTTTGAGCGCCACGACGGCCAGGCCGTGACCTGCGACGACTTTATCAAGGCCATGGAAGATGCCAACGGCGCCGACCTGACCCAGTTCAAGCGCTGGTACAGCCAGGCCGGTACGCCACGCCTTGCGGTGAGCGAGTCCTACGACGCCGCAGCCAAAACCTACAGCCTGACCTTGCGCCAGAGCTGCCCGCAAACCCCGGACAACGTGGAAAAACTGCCGTTCGTGATTCCTGTGGCCCTGGGCCTGCTGGATGGCAACGGCGCCGACCTGCCGCTGCGCCTGGCCGGTGAAGCCGCCGCGTCGGGTACCTCGCGGGTGTTGTCGGTGACTGAAGCCGAGCAGACATTCACCTTCGTCGATATCGCCGAACAGCCCTTGCCGTCGCTGCTGCGTGGTTTCTCCGCGCCGGTGAAGCTCAGCTTTCCCTACAGCCGTGATCAGTTGATGTTCCTGATGCAGCACGACAGCGACGGTTTCAATCGCTGGGAGGCGGGCCAGCAGTTGGCGGTGCAGGTGTTGCAGGACCTGATCGGCCAGCACCAGCAGGGCCAGGCCCTGGTGTTGGATCAGCGGTTGGTCAACGCATTGCGCAGCGTGTTGAGCGACGAAAGCCTGGACCAGGCCATGGTCGCCGAAATGTTGTCGTTGCCGGGCGAGGCCTACCTTACCGAAATCAGCGAAGTGGCTGACGTCGACGCGATCCACGCCGCCCGCGAGTTTGCCCGCAAGCAGTTGGCCGACAACCTGTTCGAGGGCCTGTGGTTGCGTTATCAGGCCAATCGCGACTTGTCGCGCAACACGCCTTACGTGGCGTCGGCCGAGCACTTTGCCCGCCGCGCCCTGCAGAACATCGCGCTGTCGTACCTGATGCTCAGCGGCAAGCCTGAGGTGCTGGCTGCGACGCTGGAGCAGTTCGATGCGTGCGACAACATGACCGAGCGTCTGACGGCATTGGCGGTACTGGTCAACTCGCCGTTCGACGCCGAGAAGGCCAAGGCCCTGCAAGTGTTTGCCGAGAACTTCAAGGACAACCCACTGGTCATGGACCAATGGTTCAGCGTCCAGGCCGCTAGCGTATTGCCGGGCGGGCTGGCACGGGTCAAGGCACTGATGCGGCACCCGGCGTTCACTATCAAGAACCCGAACAAGGTGCGGGCACTGGTCGGCGCCTTCGCCGGGCAGAACCTGATCAACTTCCACGCCGCCGATGGCTCGGGCTATCGCTTCCTGGCTGATTTGGTCATCGAGCTCAATGCCTTCAATCCGCAGATCGCCTCGCGGCAGCTGGCGCCGCTGACCCGCTGGCGCAAATACGACAGCGCCCGCCAGGCGCTGATGAAGGCTGAGCTGGAGCGCATCCGGGGTTCGGGCGAGCTGTCCAGTGATGTGTTCGAGGTGGTCAGCAAAAGCCTCGCATGA
- a CDS encoding DUF2797 domain-containing protein produces the protein MIEIGRGAVSKMSAQLGSPTVQYAFRLGDTEVPVNPLIGTHVRLEYLGAIHCTHCGRKTKTSFSQGYCYPCMTKLAQCDLCIMSPERCHFDAGTCREPAWGEKFCMTDHVVYLANSSGIKVGITRATQLPTRWLDQGASQALPIMRVATRQQSGFVEDVLRSQVADKTNWRALLKGDAAAVDLKQVRDELFVSCADGLLQLQERFGLQAIQPVTDIEPLEIRYPVAQYPAKIVSFNLDKNPIAEGTLLGVKGQYLIFDTGVINIRKYTAYQLAVHQ, from the coding sequence TTGATTGAGATTGGCCGTGGTGCAGTCAGCAAGATGTCGGCGCAACTGGGTTCGCCGACCGTTCAATACGCTTTTCGCCTGGGCGATACCGAGGTGCCGGTCAACCCGTTGATTGGCACTCATGTGCGCCTGGAATACCTCGGTGCGATCCACTGCACCCACTGCGGACGCAAGACCAAGACCAGCTTCAGCCAGGGCTATTGCTACCCGTGCATGACCAAGCTGGCCCAGTGCGACCTGTGCATCATGAGCCCCGAACGCTGCCATTTCGATGCCGGCACCTGCCGCGAACCGGCCTGGGGCGAAAAATTCTGCATGACCGACCATGTGGTGTACCTGGCGAACTCGTCGGGGATCAAGGTCGGCATCACCCGCGCGACCCAGTTGCCCACGCGCTGGCTGGACCAGGGCGCTAGCCAGGCCTTGCCGATCATGCGTGTGGCCACGCGCCAGCAATCAGGCTTCGTCGAGGATGTGTTGCGCAGCCAGGTGGCTGACAAGACCAACTGGCGCGCTTTGCTCAAGGGGGATGCGGCGGCGGTGGACCTCAAGCAGGTGCGTGACGAGCTGTTCGTCTCCTGCGCCGACGGTCTGCTGCAATTGCAGGAACGCTTTGGCCTACAGGCCATCCAACCGGTAACGGATATCGAACCCCTCGAAATCCGTTACCCGGTGGCGCAATATCCGGCCAAGATCGTCAGCTTCAACCTGGACAAGAACCCGATTGCCGAAGGCACGCTGCTGGGGGTCAAGGGCCAATACCTGATCTTCGATACCGGCGTCATCAATATTCGTAAATACACGGCCTACCAGCTCGCCGTGCATCAGTAG
- a CDS encoding YeaC family protein has translation MSSFAEMIENITPDIYQSLKLAVEIGKWSDGRKLTAEQRELSLQAMIAWELQNLPEDQRTGYMGPQECQSKSTPVENILFKSDAIH, from the coding sequence ATGTCCTCTTTTGCTGAAATGATCGAAAACATCACCCCGGATATCTATCAAAGCCTCAAGCTCGCCGTGGAAATCGGCAAATGGTCCGATGGCCGCAAGCTCACTGCCGAACAGCGTGAACTGTCGTTGCAGGCGATGATCGCCTGGGAGCTGCAAAACCTGCCGGAAGACCAGCGCACTGGCTATATGGGCCCGCAGGAGTGCCAATCGAAGTCGACCCCGGTGGAAAATATCCTGTTCAAGTCGGATGCCATCCATTGA
- a CDS encoding rhomboid family intramembrane serine protease gives MSTVAVLRLPLSVDLGGFVKLLQRMQVPHRVSEEAGEQVLWVPDAISEDVRSLYQRFPAGDPDQQLDIPREQVTARPGFLQQLRHSPLTAGVLLLSLIVGAVTMLGDNLQAMSWLTFLNFRVAGEYLYFTPLADSLAAGQWWRLVTPMLIHFGILHLAMNGMWYWELGRRIEARQGSINLLGLTLLFSLASNFAQYTFGGPGLFGGLSGVLYGLLGHCWIYQMLAPNPAYRLPRGVLVMMLVWLVLCLSGLVSMIGFGEIANAAHVGGLVAGCITGLLGGLYSRHKRNA, from the coding sequence ATGAGTACCGTTGCGGTATTGCGTTTGCCCCTGAGTGTGGACCTGGGCGGCTTCGTCAAGCTGTTGCAACGCATGCAGGTGCCTCATCGCGTCAGTGAAGAGGCCGGCGAACAGGTGCTCTGGGTGCCGGACGCGATCAGCGAGGACGTGCGCAGCCTGTATCAGCGATTCCCCGCCGGCGACCCGGACCAGCAACTGGATATTCCCCGCGAGCAGGTGACTGCGCGTCCCGGTTTCCTCCAGCAATTGCGCCACAGCCCATTGACTGCCGGTGTGTTGCTGCTGAGCCTGATCGTCGGCGCCGTCACGATGCTGGGCGACAACCTGCAAGCGATGAGCTGGCTGACGTTCCTGAACTTCCGGGTGGCCGGTGAATACCTGTACTTCACCCCTCTGGCCGATAGCCTGGCGGCGGGGCAGTGGTGGCGCCTGGTGACGCCGATGCTGATCCACTTCGGCATCCTCCACCTGGCGATGAATGGCATGTGGTACTGGGAGCTGGGGCGGCGTATCGAGGCGCGCCAGGGCAGCATCAACCTGCTGGGCCTGACGTTACTGTTCAGCCTGGCTTCCAACTTCGCGCAATACACCTTTGGCGGGCCGGGCCTGTTTGGCGGTTTGTCCGGCGTGCTGTACGGCCTGCTGGGTCATTGCTGGATCTACCAGATGCTCGCGCCGAACCCGGCCTATCGCCTGCCGCGCGGCGTGTTGGTGATGATGCTGGTGTGGCTGGTGTTGTGCCTGTCGGGCCTGGTCTCGATGATCGGCTTCGGCGAAATCGCCAATGCGGCCCATGTTGGCGGCCTGGTGGCCGGTTGCATCACCGGGTTGCTCGGCGGGTTGTACAGCCGCCATAAACGTAACGCTTGA
- a CDS encoding metallophosphoesterase, which translates to MMLDPARSYDLIGDVHGCAHTLEHLLDQMGYHKQGGTWRHPSRMAVFLGDIIDRGPRIREALHIVHDMAEAGQALCIMGNHEFNALGWSTLAPPGSGKQYVREHSPRHARLIHETLTQFEHHPGDWHDFLGWFYDMPLFVDAGRFRVVHACWDGGLIEPLRRQFPDGCIDEHFLQAAAVPGSFACNAFDRLLRGTDMRLPDGLTLTGGDGLTRSFFRTKFWEDDPKTYGDIVFQPDALPDPVARTPLSSSEKNSLLRYGVDEPLLFVGHYWRSGKPAPIRSNLACLDYSAVLYGKLVAYRLDQETRLDPNKFVWVDVERPEVIS; encoded by the coding sequence CTGATGCTCGATCCCGCGCGTAGCTACGACCTGATCGGTGACGTGCACGGTTGCGCTCACACCCTTGAGCACCTGCTCGACCAGATGGGTTACCACAAGCAGGGCGGCACCTGGCGCCATCCTTCACGCATGGCGGTGTTCCTGGGCGATATCATCGACCGTGGGCCACGTATTCGCGAGGCGCTGCATATCGTCCATGACATGGCCGAAGCCGGCCAGGCCCTGTGCATCATGGGCAACCATGAGTTCAACGCCCTGGGCTGGAGCACCCTCGCGCCGCCGGGCAGCGGCAAGCAGTACGTGCGTGAGCATTCGCCACGCCACGCACGGCTGATCCACGAGACCCTGACCCAATTCGAGCATCACCCGGGCGACTGGCACGACTTCCTCGGTTGGTTCTATGACATGCCGTTGTTTGTCGACGCCGGGCGTTTCCGGGTGGTGCACGCCTGCTGGGACGGTGGGCTGATCGAGCCTCTGCGCCGGCAATTCCCGGACGGCTGTATCGACGAGCACTTCCTGCAGGCGGCTGCGGTGCCGGGCAGTTTCGCCTGCAATGCCTTCGACCGCCTGCTGCGCGGCACCGACATGCGCCTGCCGGACGGGTTGACGCTGACCGGTGGCGATGGCCTGACCCGCTCGTTCTTTCGCACCAAATTCTGGGAAGATGACCCGAAAACCTACGGCGATATCGTGTTCCAGCCCGATGCCTTGCCCGACCCGGTGGCGCGCACGCCTTTGTCGTCAAGCGAGAAGAACTCCCTGCTGCGTTATGGCGTCGACGAGCCGTTGCTGTTCGTCGGCCATTACTGGCGCAGCGGCAAACCGGCGCCGATCCGCTCGAACCTGGCCTGCCTGGACTACAGTGCTGTGCTGTACGGCAAGTTGGTGGCGTACCGCCTGGACCAGGAAACGCGCCTTGATCCGAACAAGTTCGTCTGGGTCGATGTCGAGCGCCCCGAGGTGATTTCATGA
- a CDS encoding NAD(+) kinase translates to MEQFRNIGIIGRLGSTQVLDTVRRLKKFLLERHLHVILEDTIAEILPGHGLQTSSRKMLGEVCDMVIVVGGDGSLLGAARALARHNVPVLGINRGSLGFLTDIRPDDLEVEVAKVLDGHYLVENRFLLQAEVRRHGEAIGQGDALNDVVLHPGKSTRMIEFELYIDGQFVCSQKADGLIVATPTGSTAYALSAGGPIMHPKLDAIVIVPMYPHMLSSRPIVVDGNSELKIVVSKDMQIYPQVSCDGQNHFTCAPGDTITVSKKAQKLRLIHPLDHNYYEVCRTKLGWGSRLGGGGD, encoded by the coding sequence ATGGAGCAATTTCGCAATATCGGCATCATCGGTCGCCTGGGCAGTACCCAGGTTCTGGACACGGTCCGCCGGCTGAAAAAGTTTCTGCTTGAGCGCCACCTGCATGTGATCCTCGAAGACACCATCGCGGAGATTCTGCCGGGCCACGGCCTGCAGACCTCGTCGCGCAAAATGCTCGGTGAAGTGTGTGACATGGTGATCGTGGTCGGTGGCGACGGCAGCCTGCTCGGCGCGGCCCGTGCCCTGGCGCGGCATAACGTGCCGGTGCTGGGGATCAACCGGGGCAGCCTGGGGTTCCTCACCGATATCCGTCCTGATGACCTGGAAGTCGAAGTGGCCAAGGTGCTGGACGGCCATTACCTGGTGGAAAACCGCTTCCTGCTGCAAGCCGAAGTGCGCCGCCATGGCGAAGCCATCGGCCAGGGCGATGCCCTCAACGACGTGGTGCTGCACCCTGGCAAGTCGACGCGGATGATCGAGTTCGAGCTGTATATCGACGGTCAGTTCGTCTGCAGCCAGAAGGCCGACGGCCTGATCGTCGCCACGCCCACCGGGTCCACGGCCTACGCACTGTCTGCCGGCGGGCCGATCATGCATCCCAAGCTCGACGCCATTGTGATCGTGCCGATGTACCCCCATATGTTGTCGAGCCGGCCGATTGTGGTCGATGGCAACAGTGAGCTGAAAATCGTGGTCTCCAAAGACATGCAGATCTACCCGCAAGTCTCCTGTGACGGGCAGAACCACTTTACCTGCGCCCCCGGTGACACCATCACCGTGAGCAAAAAGGCGCAAAAGCTGCGGTTGATCCACCCGCTGGACCACAACTACTACGAAGTGTGCCGCACCAAGCTGGGCTGGGGCAGCCGCTTGGGGGGTGGAGGCGACTGA